One region of Aminobacterium colombiense DSM 12261 genomic DNA includes:
- a CDS encoding heavy metal translocating P-type ATPase yields the protein MMTRGENSKKISFSVTGMTCATCARIVERSLKKVDGVIFAGVNLATETAFVVLDKDVSMEELEEAVRKAGYDVSYEQPEDLDRRRYEGAKRNLLISWGITVPLMFLMVVHMAGFHMPWFPFVEAIGGAIVLFGAGRASMKGAWIALSHFHANMDVLVSLGALAAWSTAILLLVGVKVTSFGAIGAMIIALHVTGRFIESHLRDRASKEIKSLLAIQAREARILDESGREIAVPIEAVKEGFILMVRPGERIPADGKIIDGATSVDESMITGESIPVQKKLEEEVTGGSLNLTGSIKVQATKIGEDSFLAQMIALIQEAQGAKIPIQAFADRVTNYFVPVVAALAVISGLFWFFGIHRFASFLDGASRYLPWVTSVRDPLSIAVFGFISTLVIACPCALGLATPMALITGTGAASRKGLVIRNAEAIQTAKEVGIVLMDKTGTITQGSPEVVETNLSDDDMERVAALERHSIHPLAKAISSARATQLEPVSMEEIAGEGVRGTVGDDLYFVGKTHDSSLYSRQLSMGRTVVEVRKNEKIAGFIAIEDPLRRDSIEAVERLKKLGIIPVMVTGDNERTAQAVAGRVGIEKIYAGIRPEEKLNILRDFQAHGKKVLMVGDGMNDAAALKGADIGVAIGTGTDLAIDSADIVVVRGGISSIADAIEISRQTFTVIRQNLFWAFAYNVIAIPLAMGALLHPAIAETAMAFSSISVILNSMRIRPS from the coding sequence ATGATGACAAGGGGCGAAAACTCTAAAAAAATATCTTTTTCAGTAACAGGCATGACGTGCGCCACCTGTGCGAGGATCGTTGAACGGTCTCTTAAAAAAGTAGACGGGGTTATTTTTGCGGGAGTGAATTTGGCAACAGAAACTGCTTTTGTGGTTCTTGATAAAGATGTTTCAATGGAAGAGCTGGAAGAAGCGGTAAGAAAGGCCGGATATGACGTTTCCTATGAACAGCCGGAAGACCTTGATCGCCGTCGTTATGAAGGGGCAAAAAGAAACCTTCTTATAAGTTGGGGTATAACGGTTCCTCTCATGTTCCTTATGGTCGTCCATATGGCGGGGTTTCATATGCCCTGGTTTCCCTTTGTCGAAGCTATTGGCGGTGCCATTGTGCTCTTTGGCGCTGGTCGGGCTTCCATGAAAGGGGCCTGGATTGCCCTCTCCCATTTTCACGCAAATATGGATGTACTTGTTTCCCTTGGGGCGTTAGCGGCCTGGTCTACCGCTATTCTGCTTCTTGTGGGAGTTAAGGTAACTTCTTTTGGAGCCATTGGCGCTATGATCATCGCTCTTCATGTGACGGGGCGTTTTATTGAGTCCCATCTTCGTGACAGGGCTTCCAAGGAAATTAAGTCTCTTTTGGCAATACAGGCCAGAGAAGCTCGCATCCTTGACGAATCGGGTCGAGAAATAGCAGTGCCTATCGAAGCGGTTAAAGAAGGATTCATTCTTATGGTCAGGCCCGGGGAACGAATTCCTGCCGATGGAAAGATCATCGACGGGGCTACATCTGTAGATGAATCTATGATTACCGGCGAATCCATTCCTGTTCAGAAAAAATTGGAAGAAGAAGTGACGGGCGGCTCCCTCAACCTCACGGGATCAATAAAGGTTCAGGCGACAAAAATTGGGGAGGATAGCTTTTTAGCTCAGATGATTGCTCTTATTCAGGAAGCCCAGGGAGCAAAAATACCAATTCAGGCCTTTGCCGACAGAGTGACAAATTATTTTGTTCCAGTCGTTGCTGCCCTTGCTGTTATCAGCGGTCTATTCTGGTTTTTCGGTATCCATCGTTTTGCTTCTTTTCTCGATGGAGCAAGCCGTTATCTGCCGTGGGTCACCTCTGTGCGCGACCCCCTGTCAATTGCTGTTTTCGGATTCATTTCCACTCTCGTAATAGCTTGCCCCTGTGCTCTAGGTCTTGCCACCCCCATGGCCCTTATTACTGGCACAGGCGCGGCTTCCAGGAAGGGGCTTGTCATTCGCAATGCCGAGGCCATACAGACGGCGAAGGAAGTGGGCATTGTGCTTATGGATAAGACGGGCACAATTACTCAGGGAAGCCCCGAAGTTGTTGAGACCAATCTTTCTGACGATGATATGGAAAGGGTAGCAGCCCTGGAACGCCATTCTATCCATCCCTTGGCCAAGGCCATATCATCGGCCAGGGCAACACAGCTCGAACCTGTCTCTATGGAAGAGATTGCGGGAGAGGGAGTGAGGGGCACTGTAGGGGACGATCTGTACTTTGTTGGAAAAACTCACGACTCCTCTCTTTATAGCAGGCAGCTTTCTATGGGGCGAACGGTGGTGGAAGTACGCAAGAACGAGAAAATTGCCGGTTTTATAGCAATAGAAGATCCCTTGAGAAGGGATTCTATAGAGGCCGTAGAACGTCTTAAAAAACTAGGTATCATCCCTGTGATGGTAACGGGAGACAACGAGCGTACAGCTCAGGCCGTAGCTGGCCGCGTTGGTATAGAAAAGATTTACGCTGGCATTCGACCAGAAGAGAAACTGAATATCCTGAGGGATTTCCAGGCCCATGGGAAAAAAGTGCTCATGGTGGGTGACGGGATGAACGATGCCGCGGCCTTAAAGGGAGCGGATATTGGCGTGGCTATTGGTACGGGAACAGATCTCGCCATAGATAGCGCAGACATAGTTGTTGTGCGCGGCGGAATTTCATCTATTGCCGACGCTATTGAGATTTCCCGCCAGACCTTTACAGTCATCCGTCAAAACCTCTTTTGGGCCTTTGCCTATAACGTCATCGCCATTCCACTCGCCATGGGGGCCCTGCTCCACCCTGCCATTGCGGAAACGGCCATGGCCTTCAGTTCAATTTCAGTGATCTTGAATTCTATGCGAATTCGCCCCTCCTGA